CAGCAATCTGGATTTGTTGCCCTCTAGGTCTGGTGTGCACTTCTCATTGGAGATCTCTCTTTGCTGTCatcctgaagtttttcttttgtttcctgtaTTCATGGCCTGTTTATGTGTAtctcatgtttttctctttattggtttatatacttattttgttGGAGTACATCCTGAAGTAGCTTCCTGAGAAAGGGTTGGGGGAAGTATAATTTTGAGATCttacatatttgaaaatgtttattatagTATTAATGGAGAGTAATACATTCTGGTTATTCTTGAATCATTGGGAATAAATtctagattaaaaatatttttttctccagggTTTTGAAGACATTGTTCCATTGTCTTCTAAGCTCCCAGGGTTATTTTTAAGAAGTCCAAAGTGTTTCTGACTTCTGAGACTCTGTAGGTCATCTGGAAGCTGGTAGGATccaatttgctgaaattttatgaGATTTACCTTGGTTTGGGTTGAATGTTATTCATTGTGCTGGAAACTTGATTAGTCCTTTCCATCTGGAAAGTCACAGCCTTGTGTTATGGGAcatgatactgattttttttttattgataattCCTTCCCCCCTCATTTTTCTATTCTTGTTTGTAGAattcttttgtttctgtgttgGACCTGTGaaactattcttatttttttattatcttaattttctctcatttgtttttttttctctgatatctGGGAGATTTATTTAACCTTATCTTTTaattcttctaaggtttttttaaatcattttaatttttcatgagCTTTTTCTGAGTCCTCGATGTTTCTCTTTTatagctttcttttcttatttgtagaTACAATATCTCAGTATCTTCCCTTTTCATGAACAATATTAAGGTGTTTCTTTTTAAGGTTTTCTTCTCTATGTTTTCTCTTACttcctttgaattatttttttctgcatgttTTGGTCTCCATTTTTCATGATAAATTACTATTGCTCTGGAGTTCttatcttctttgtttttgttagaTTATGACTTCATAAATATCCTTCATTCATTTTAGTGTGTCTCTGGGTTGTCTGCTTAAAAGTGGACACTAAAAAGCCTATGGCAGGATTTTGTGTGTTATTGGGAATTGTCAACTGTGGACTTCTGTGTACTGCAGTTGGCTgagatatttttattagaaatcttAACATCTGTATCTCTAGGTTTTTCCTCTTGGGCCTCTCATAGGAGGATCTTCCATTGACTTGTCTTGAGGTTTAAGACCTGTCTGGCAGTGTGCTGAGAGTTGTGTCAAGGAAGAGATCCATGAGTCTTGGCATTGAGTGTAATCCTTATTCAATCTTTGTTTTTAGAAAGATACTCTTTCATTTCACTATACCTGATTGCTTCTCTTTACCTTCTCCTTAGAATAAACCTCTCTGactagatgcagtggctcacacctgtaaccccaactctTCGGTaggccaacgcaggaggatcGTTGCTTAAGTCCGGGAgtttgagttcgagaccagcctggacaacacagtgagattctgtctctacaaaaaaattaaaaaattagctgagtatgttggcgcatgtctgtggtcctagctacttggaggctgaggcaggaaaatcacttgaacctaggaggttaaggctgcagtgggccatcatcgtgccactgcacttcagcctgggcaacagagggagatcctgtctcaaaaataaaaaataaaaataataaacctgTCATCTCCTGCCAATTCTAGAGAGTAGACAGTGTCTGGCAATCGGAAGTTGGGAGGGGATGTGCTATTGATTGAGTTGATTCTTAAACAAATTTCCACTTAACCCTCCATTTTGGTACCATCTTCACTACGTGCAAAAATAACTTGAGTCTTTTGGGGGTATTTCAGTAAGCACCTTTCTCAGATCCACTTGATCAATTGTTTATCACTTAATAAAATCCTTCTGCATTCTTTTTGGGTTCCtccgtgcatgcgtgtgtgtgtgtgtgtgtgtgtgtgtgtgtgtgtgtgtgtgtgtgtgtgttttagctaaaacaaccaaaaataaatatgtgtgttcAATCCCTTGGTGCTCTTAGGCCCTTTGTCTCCTAATATCCACACTATGTCCCATAAGAACACTGATCAAAGACGTTTGGATCACTTCCTCAGCCCCTCAACTTGGCTCTAATCCTGTGAGCTTGGTTCTCTTGAGAGTCCAGGTCATCTGCTTTTCCTTGTGATGGGCAAACTGTGACTGTATGATTGACAGCTACATAAAAATCATGCAAATGGCAGTTCcccaaagaaagaaatgcagtgCCAACAAATTGGCAGCAACTGTCCCAGACACAGGGCAGCTTTGTCCTCCAAAAGGTGCTGATCTTGAGGAGGCACGGATTATCCTTGGTTGCTTTGTATTCAAAAACTGTTGGCATCATCTCAGAAACACTAGTTATCCAAGCAGAAAGCACCTCCCTTGGTGTTTTTCTCCATTGTAAGCCTCAGCAACATCTGTTCATACTTAGAGCTCCTGAATCCATTTATTAATGCAGATGCCCATTGAAGTGCAAGGACAGcaaaggcttcctggagaaatTCCATACcctggggagaaaaaggaagccATGAAAAGCAGGCTCTCCCAGAACTGTAGGCCTGGGACTTTGGGAGCCCGTGGGACTTTTGAGAGCACATGGCATGGACAGGGGATACACAGTGTCCTTCCTTTATTTGGATGACTAGCGGAAAAGGTGTGACATTTATTTTCCTGCTTTCACTGCTGAAGTCCTAAAGGAAAGAAATCTAAggtagaaaatgtaaataatctgCATGAGTTGTTTGggtaaatgtgtttttttgtttgtttttgttttgttttgttttgttttgagtcagagtctggctctgtcacccaggctggagtgcagtggtgcaatctcggctcactgccacctctgcctcctgggttcaagcgattctcctgcctcctgcctcagcctcccaagtagctgggattacaggtgtgcactaccacgcctggctaatttttgtatgtttagtggagatagggtttcaccatgttggccaggctggtctcaaactcctgacctcaggtgatccacccacctcggcctcccaaagtgctaggattacaggtgtgagccaccgcgcccagctgggtAGATGTTCTTTATTCCTGTAAGTATTTCTTTTGTGTTAGTTTCTGAAACATAATGTCTGGGACATTCAAGGAAAGAATGTCATCCTTCTTAAAGGTTTAAATTCTAAGCTAAAAAaaccttttgtttccttttgagaCCTCTGGCCACCCATGCCACAATGATGCAGTCTCGAAGACAATGGTTTTGAAGGACATTCTTAATGGCAAACTTTAAATGAAGTCGATCATTGGCAGCTCAATGACAATGCCCATATGTTATGTCCTTTTCTTACTTAACAAGAACAAAAGGCCACAGCCAGAACAATTAGTCATATAGGAGGGATGAGATGACATTTTTACTCCCGAACTTTTCTGGTATAAAAGGGCCACCCAATGAGGGTCTGACAGTAAGTGTGAGAAATTTGGCAATAAAACCACCTATCTTTATAGATTTTGGGAAGTCCAAAATGATTAGGTAAAAGGCTACGTTTTTCTGCaaagaaaaatgttgaattttcatATGCTGTTTCACTTATTCTTGCCTACATGATACTAAATCTTGATTGtgctttttttctactttgcaGCTCATTAAAACTCAATCTCATCCTAGTTCTGTCGCTGTCCACAATGCATGTGTTTTGGTGTTATCCAGTTCCATCTTCTAAGGTAAGGATTTGCCTCCATTGTAGATACTTAAATAGATGACTAGAATTGTAAATTATGTAAATTCCAAATACTTTCAAGGAATATGTGACAGAAAAGTAATTTCCTTTATTATTAGAGTTCTCAATGGGAAAAAGTCAGCAGATTGATGACattagtaaaagaaaatatttgtgtgaCAAGTAATACTGGACTATATTCAAATTTGTTTTGAATTATTTAGGGTTGGCTCCTGCAAAGGGAAATATTCATCTCAATCTGAAGTAATTTTTTTGCCAATGGCAATTTATTTATTCCACATGCATTCATTCATAATCAAAGTGAACACTTAACCATGgaaactatattaaaaataaagtggtcatttttcaaaaacagtttaattttttcaGATGCAGAATATAGATAAAACAttagaactaaataaaatatcacataaaatattaattcatatatttattagagAATATTGATTGAACTCCTATGTTCATTGAACTGTTCAAGccattcagaaaataaatatctttctttGGAAAATTTAATACTATTTCTACATAATATTTCAGTTGTCTTTATgtcaatattttgtttataattttaaaatatcttttgtcATTGACAGCATTTTGAACTTGAACTTTTTTTCACTAAAACATAACCTGTCACATTATAATTACAGAAATCAATGTGATTTATGAAACTACTTTTAGGATAAAGGGATGTCGCATAAATCCTAAATGATAACTATATGTCTGAACATAATGATCTAGTTATTTATATTATTGGCCTTTTCACTAATCTTTGCATctgtcatttttctatttcttgtttatttaatATAGCTTCTTTTTTCTGGTTTACTACTATGAGCATTCAACACTAGTTTAGTCATCAATTCTATAAGACACCACATTGATCAAGCTGATGAGTCACAATCCATATACTGGTATATTTTCTCAAGTGTCTTCCTAATTACTTTCTGTTCTTTCCCCAAAGGTTTACTCATGACATTTCTGTTGAATAACAGGCTCTTCTCTgtagcttttttaaaagaaattaagaatgtaCTTTGTTCTAAAATACTTATGAGACTTCCTTGTCCATAAATGAAATGTTTCTCCTTTCACTGCATTttccttatttctatttttgcacatgacagttttgttcttgttattaCCTAGTTCCATAGTAAGAGTGCGGATGCTATTCATGCCAATTTGATTGCTTAGGGTGAATGATTATGCAGGCAGACGACACATAGGCTTTTATAATATTTGTTGCAAACTTCACTGAGTCCATTAACCAGGCAAATATACAATCTTATTATGTTAATGAGTCTGCCCTGGCAAGGGCTGCCTTCGACGATCAGCAAAGTGCATCAGTATCTTTTTAGGGATGTTTCAGGAATCTCATAACCAGAACTGATACATTCCTTTTGCAGTATAAAGGTGGCATCATGAGTATTTCTGGAAAGAACTGGCTTGCTTCCCTTCCTGCAATGACTCAGAGGCCCTTCCCTGCTGGGGATTTTAAATAGAAGGCATTCTCTCTATCATGTTTGGATTTCCTCTGTTAGCACACGTAAAAACACATAGTGGATGTCCGACTAAGAGTGTTTGATTGGTTTTCTCATGACCAATATTTCTGAAACTCTCTGACcaaactctctgagatgaaaaaggggggaaaaagcccatttttttttccccagaggccAGTGGGAATGATTTGTCTGGGATGCACTGAATCTTCAGTAAACCACCCATGCGTGGGTGAAGAATTACAGGGAACGCTTTATGCACTCTGGCCCCGTTTCAACTTCCAAACAGTAACCTGAGACCACACTTGTTTTCCTGCaccaagatagaaaaaaaaaaatatgagtttTACCTTGTAGTATGTCTCTTTATTGATAATAAAAGCACTCAGTTTCCTTTTCCTCTTGTAGTTCTAGTATAGTTGAGAAACCTAAACTTAAAGTCAGATGTCTTgaaaataatagtatctacttcacAGAGCTTTGTTCAGGAGTAGGACAAGATGATGCCCATAATGCAAGCAGCACACAGATCATGGATAAATCTGTGCTTTGCATTACTGGTGAAATTTGTATTAGCATCTTATCAGTGTGTTATAACTCCTCTGAAACCATGCAAGAGGGAAAACACGACAAGTGTTGATGATTCGTACCCAAGCTCTGGGTCAGAGCTGCCTCTTGGAATCTCCAGCCCTGTCACATGGGGCATGCACCTTTGGTCTTGTACTTAGTTTTTTTATCTGCAAAATATGGGGTTGAACTTCAGGTTCCTGAAGGCCAGTTTGAACTCTAAGATTGCAGATCTATTTCTTCCACCACTAAGCACCCTACACTCTCCTACACTATCCAGGCCTCGAGCCAGTGATGACGACCTGAACTAAAGTGAGAAGTTGAAGATGCCATTGTTCAAGTATCAAGACATCCTTATGGGGAAACTTGGCAAATGGCCCAGGACAGGCCCCAGGAGAAAAGTGGTTCTGATTGACACCTAGAGTCTGATCCTCATGGGTTGTTTTTCTAAgtgaatttcaaaaacaattcCCAGGGCTAATTAGTGCTGCTcgaaatattctttttaaaataacagcaacaagATAACTTATGTGTAGTGCATGATGTAAATACGGAATAGCAGCAAGTATATAAGTAGTGTAAAAATTAGACAAGTGGGTAGATCACcccaaataatattttgtatctaGATAAAGTAGATATTGTGTTTTAGCAAAACTTCTGCCTTTAAGATGATTGATATATTGGATTTATCGCCATAAGATTTTGAAAATTGTTACTGTTGAAATACACTTTTAACCCTAAGGCTGTATTCTCTTTCTCCTCACCCATCTGAATTGCCAGGTGTCTGGAAAATCTGATTACTTTTTCATTCTGCTGAACAGCTGCCCAACCAGATTGGACAGGAGCAAAGAACTAGCTTTTCTAAAGCCAATTTTGGAGAAGATATTTGTGAAAAGGTCCTTTCGCAATGGAGTTGGCACAGGGATGAAAAAAACTTCCTTTCGAAGAGCAAAATCATGACTAAGTGTGCAAAGGACTCGGGGAATTAATCTAACTGTAGAGTGTGACTGACGTACTCAAAGTCCATCGTCTCTTTATCATTGAGTGTTGGCATGCTCTCTATTCTCAAATATCTTTCCTCTCCTGACTGGTACAGAGTAAAttgagtaaaaaaagaaaaaaaatgtaaacatgtcTCAAACCTGTCTCAAACTTCCACTTGTGAGAGAAAAAACAATTTATGTGGTCCATTAGTAACTTTTTCCTGAATGGGATGGACACCTTTGCTTTGGTTTTAACTTGGCCGGAAAGCATGAGCATGCTGACAGTCATCACgatagtatgatttttttttcctgcctataATATCATAACACGAATActgtgatatttgtttttctttttaataccgTTTTCTCAAATGACTTAACAGGCCCAAttcttggggtggggggatgtgCTATTTCTGTTTCTAAGGGGCTTGTGAAGTTAACCAAAATTAAGGTGAATGGTACAGCTGTATCAATTGATTGATTAATCGATACCAAGAACAAACATCCCTGGAGCACTCTAGATGTAATTCTTGTCTCCCTTTTCCTATTCCAAATATACTTAGCTATAGGGTGTTGTTTTGTTGTcttgtcttgtaaatttgttgctttttaaaatctttaagcaCAGAAATGCTGCcagtaacaacaaaaacagagagaCTGAGAGTGCCCTGTGTTGTCAGGGCAGCCATTTGGAAACCTGTTCCCCAAACTATGCTGATTAATGCCCTCTCCTTTCCCCCGTCCTTCCAGGAAAGACTGCCCACTCTTTGCGTTGAAACTCCTGACACTgcttttttaaaaggataatgCGACATTGGTTGACATGTTATTTCAAATgcataatattaataaatctgtTCACACATATTGGATTCTGCAGCACACTAAGGGTGTTCGCTGTAAGCCACACACAGCTCCTAGACTGGGGGCAGCAGAAGCCTTAGGATGACCTGTCCTTAGTCATCAGCTTCAGATAGAAACACAGTCTTCAGAAAACAGTACTCATGGTGAGCTGGTCTCACAGTAATCAGCTAGGTTCACACAAACAAATCGGTTTCTACACAAAGCAGTCTTTACACATGCCATATTGTTGGTGATGTGCCAAGTGCCCACCGAAAGAAACAGAGGCCCCTAAAGGTCTTCTGTGATTTGTTGCTGACTTCTATGAAAACAAGTGGTTTCATGGTTGTGGTGTATGCTTATTTTGCTCTTGTTACACAGATTCATCCTAAGTATTGGGGGATGAAGTAACATAGATCATGCAAATACAAGTTATGGGAAGCAGCATTTATTTTAAGGATCAGGGAACTTCAGGGAAACACATTTTGGGAAGCACAGAGGAGCTTGGTAGAAGTAGAAGCCATCAGGCAGCATCCCTGCCCTCCGGGGTCCTTTGCGCCCTTCTAGCTACGTTTTCTTCCCTGCAAACCGGATGGTCTGCAAGACCTTTGTTTCTGCTCTCCAATAACTTCCATCTGCCTGGGGCTTTGTGTTGCTCTATAGGGCCTCACAACATCAGGCCCAGCACCTCCCCTGGGCCAGCATCTTTGATTTCCCTTTGGGGTCAGGGATCCACTCCTGGTTCTCTCTGCAGAAGCCAGAGATGCAGACACGGTCATGTGTGTGTGACTGCAGCATGAGCTGTGGCAGGGCAGACCCCTAAGAAGGGGTATGAGAGAGCAAGAAGAGGAGGACATTGCTCATTCTGCTGCATCACCCACTGCACCCTCACTGTTCCCTGGATCCAAAAGTACACACGTGGCCTTCCGGTCTGGTCCTTCTTTCAGCAGATATTCCATGTATAGGAAAGCCAGATATACCCTTCAATACTTTTTAGAAAGTCTGCTTaaacaaattcatattttatttctaagatcACCTCCTTCACATCAGTGTTCCCctaaagacacacacactcacaggagCACACACCAGAAGGGGCAGCTATGGGCTGATTTTCTAGATTCAGAGTCATGGGCTTGAGTCTTGATGCAAACGTGGCCTTTGGGCATCTGCGAGGACAAGCAGGTGGGGATGCAGGGCACGGGCGTCACTGGGAGAGGAAGAGCTAGCTCAGGATGAGCGTCCTCCACCTGCTCCTTTGCTGCTCCCTCGTCTACTCATGGGCCTGGTCCTTTCTCGGTCATGGTCACATTATCAGTGGCCCTGGCATCTTCCCCCCACCAGCGGCCACATAAGAGGTCATACCAGCCCACTGCCATCCCTTCAGCAGCACCGTGGCCCCTGTCTCTGTTCCCAGGGTGTGTGGAGTGGGGCAGGTGGGAGACTTCTGTGCAGGTGTTGAAATGAGAGATCAGCCCAGCAGTGCTCCAGGTGTTGGAGTAGGATCTGAAGGCATTTCCCTTATCCGTTAATGACATCCAGTTACTTCCTGCTTGGTGGCCACAAAAGTGGCTGAAGTCATtgagattttaaagaaatatttgaaatcagaaaCAAGCAAAACCCTTTGAAGTGGATGtacctttaattcttttttaaccCTAAACAATCATTCCGTTTCCCACTTCTCTATATGTATGTGGACACAGATGCAGTGAAGTACTCAGGCAATCCTGTGTCCCTTGGTTTTCTGCCGCTATGGCCTCTGCCTTTGTTCCTATGAGGTGGCTTTAAAAATCTAAGCCATCAGCCAGTGGCAGCACCACTCTCCTTACCCTCGGCCCTGAAACTGGAGTTCTCTTGGAGCATCTGCAAATGTGGCAAAGGGCTCTGCAGCACCGTGAGGTTTCAAGGGTAACATGCAAAGTGCTTCCAATAAAATGTGCAAAATCTGACAGAAGCTTGTCAGGGAAATTGGCATTTCTTATCTGCCTAACGTTATTGGCAGGGAAGCTAATTAGATAGGCTGATAGGCGTTATTTACTCCTGCAGAGTAGAAAACAAGTTACTTCATTAATAAGCTCATGGTAAATGTGGTGTAAATGGGGCATCTTGTGTACAGAAAAGATTGCTATTTCAGGAGAATCTTcctaattttctattatttgcaTTTATATGGATTGGCTGGAataataaaacaccaaaaacataatTGGAAAAATTCACTTCCCACTTCTAGagctaaaatatcattttaacgtCAGGGGGAAAAAGGCCTATGAGAAACTATTTGCACTCCAAAAATCATAGCAGATGAAAAGCTGGTAGGAAGGAgtattttctttctgaagaaaaattGCGCCTCTTGCTAAAGTTTTAGGAATAAAGTGTTTAAAAGCAAGGCCTGCTCTCAAGGCTGCATTGGCAAGTAGGAAAGTGGCTTGGGGTGACGGGGGCAGTGATGAGAGAGGGCCCTGGTGACCCTCTACCGTCCAACACCAGGGGTGCTGCTGGGGGCCTGAATTTCACCTTTAGATTTGGATGCATCAGGCAAAGCTTTGGAAGCCCCTGGACTGCAAGCATCCCAAGGGATGAATAATCTTTTAGTCAGTTTTGGCCAACTCTATCTGAATGTGATTGATCTTCATGTTCTATCTGGAGAGATTTtattggaaaggaaagaaaagaactcaTGAGGGCCATGGATACCTGGAGAGAGAGAATGCTGGTGTGGAGGAGAGGAGTGCAAAGGGAAGCTTAGGAGGCCAGATACCAAAGGCACTGGGCCACATGAACTGTACTTGAATCCTGGGGTCCTTGTTCACTCAGTGGTGCCACCTTGCTCTAGCTTCTAGAATCCTTTTGAGCCCCAAGCTTAATCACCCTTAAAATGGGGCCAGTATTACTTACATTTGAAGAttgttcatttattaattaatttatttgtttgacAAATATTGAGCACCTTCTGTGTTCTCGGTactgggaatacagcagtgaagAAAATAGAGCTCAATTATTGGGATGGGATGGCGCGATGGAGTTAGAGAAaacaagaa
This region of Gorilla gorilla gorilla isolate KB3781 chromosome 8, NHGRI_mGorGor1-v2.1_pri, whole genome shotgun sequence genomic DNA includes:
- the NPS gene encoding neuropeptide S is translated as MISSLKLNLILVLSLSTMHVFWCYPVPSSKVSGKSDYFFILLNSCPTRLDRSKELAFLKPILEKIFVKRSFRNGVGTGMKKTSFRRAKS